One Mangifera indica cultivar Alphonso unplaced genomic scaffold, CATAS_Mindica_2.1 Un_0003, whole genome shotgun sequence genomic region harbors:
- the LOC123205325 gene encoding putative germin-like protein 2-3: MAKNTLLLGLLAITCTLAIASDPGSLQDFCVADTNSSTRVNGLACLDPNSVQANHFYFSGLHLTADTSNPLGSRVTLVSVTQVPGLNTLGISMARIDYAASGVNPPHLHPRATEIFTVLEGTLFVGFVTSNPENRLITKVLYKGDVFVFPVGLPHFQKNVGNVSAVAIAALSSQNPGVITIANAVFGSNPSITDDVLAKAFQIDKTVIDQLLANF; the protein is encoded by the exons ATGGCAAAGAACACTCTCTTACTCGGCTTGCTAGCTATCACTTGCACTCTGGCCATCGCATCTGACCCTGGTTCTTTGCAAGACTTCTGTGTTGCTGACACTAACAGCTCAA CAAGAGTGAATGGCCTAGCCTGCTTGGACCCGAATTCTGTACAAGCCAATCATTTTTACTTCAGTGGACTGCATCTAACGGCCGACACATCGAACCCGCTCGGCTCCAGGGTGACCCTGGTGTCTGTGACTCAAGTTCCCGGACTTAATACTCTTGGTATTTCAATGGCTCGTATTGACTATGCAGCATCGGGTGTCAACCCTCCTCACTTGCACCCTCGAGCCACCGAGATTTTTACTGTGTTGGAGGGCACTCTCTTTGTTGGTTTCGTCACTTCAAACCCTGAAAACAGGCTCATCACAAAGGTACTTTATAAGGGTGATGTGTTTGTGTTTCCAGTAGGGCTTCCTCACTTCCAGAAAAATGTGGGAAATGTTAGTGCAGTTGCAATCGCTGCTTTAAGCAGCCAAAACCCTGGTGTCATCACCATCGCCAATGCTGTATTCGGATCAAATCCCTCCATTACTGATGATGTTCTTGCTAAGGCTTTCCAGATTGACAAGACTGTGATTGATCAGCTTTTGGCAAACTTTTAG
- the LOC123205268 gene encoding putative germin-like protein 2-3, translating into MAKRNLLLGLLAITCTLAIANDPGPLQDFCVADTNSSTRVNGLVCLDPKSVQANHFYFSGLHLPGNTSNPVGSKVTLVSVTQVPGLNTLGISIARVDYARCGLNPPHLHPRATEILTVVEGTLFAGCVTSNPENRLITKVLYEGDVFVFPVGLPHFQINVGNGSAVAISALSSQNPGVITIANAVFGSNPSIADDVLAKAFQIDKTVIDQLLANF; encoded by the exons ATGGCAAAGAGGAATCTCTTACTCGGCTTGCTAGCTATCACTTGCACTCTGGCCATTGCAAATGACCCTGGTCCTTTGCAAGACTTCTGCGTTGCTGACACTAATAGCTCAA CAAGAGTTAATGGCCTAGTCTGCTTGGACCCGAAATCTGTACAAGCCAATCATTTTTACTTCAGTGGACTCCATCTGCCGGGCAACACATCGAACCCAGTTGGTTCCAAGGTGACCCTGGTGTCTGTGACTCAAGTTCCTGGACTTAATACTCTTGGTATTTCAATAGCTCGTGTTGACTATGCACGATGTGGTCTCAACCCTCCTCACTTGCACCCTCGAGCCACCGAGATTCTGACTGTTGTGGAGGGCACTCTCTTTGCTGGTTGTGTCACTTCAAATCCTGAAAACAGGCTCATCACAAAGGTGCTTTATGAGGGCGACGTGTTTGTGTTTCCGGTAGGGCTTCCTCACTTCCAGATAAATGTAGGAAACGGTAGTGCAGTTGCAATCTCTGCCTTGAGCAGCCAAAACCCTGGCGTTATCACCATTGCCAATGCTGTCTTCGGATCAAATCCCTCCATTGCTGATGATGTTCTGGCTAAGGCTTTCCAGATTGACAAGACTGTGATTGATCAGCTTCTGGCAAACTTTTAG
- the LOC123205328 gene encoding uncharacterized protein LOC123205328 yields MPLPWKKTGRVSRFSRLVAGLHHSPKRGGSLVVETGFPTSLVDLFVKNKDRLKKPSKKRSPPYSPLQTTRPPPPPPSPAPCQVSPDGLEVNSASGFEATRRNVQDLAVINECNGGGEGYGMFEKRAFGVFLKILMVAVVALSTKKMAVGITMSAFLLFLVQYAAGSGALVFLKPCSKARAVLNSFVVMIKVLYFSNSISKEEIDEVDDEIQRCNEDSSEGQLIGTSDVCDSFEFVDEIALKSPGREIQVADSNCDGEQCDVLICKKDRSRSEKLRRKFVKNFVPKKLRDAKKEWKNREREKEREKKKEKVSDSNSEIGLSGMKDENLQKISDQEQDFVVGNSQVEVGKAVEIVERERKRRHNTETGFGKRNSYLGGLSLFNGEVVVNEKGSEGCGAFTVGFNNAIPCRCGIEEAIGDGLDETWIYNFSIISCSTF; encoded by the exons ATGCCTTTGCCCTGGAAGAAGACCGGTAGAGTTTCAAGATTTTCACGTTTGGTAGCGGGTCTTCATCACTCGCCTAAACGCGGCGGATCTCTGGTAGTTGAGACTGGTTTTCCCACCTCTCTGGTTGATCTCTTCGTCAAGAACAAAGATCGCTTGAAAAAACCGTCGAAAAAGAGGTCTCCACCGTATTCTCCGCTTCAAACCACCCGTCCTCCGCCGCCGCCGCCATCTCCGGCGCCGTGTCAGGTGTCTCCGGATGGTTTGGAGGTGAATTCGGCGTCTGGGTTTGAAGCAACGAGGCGTAATGTTCAGGATTTGGCAGTGATAAATGAATGCAATGGCGGTGGAGAGGGGTATGGGATGTTTGAGAAGCGGGCTTTCGGGGtgtttttgaagattttgatgGTGGCGGTTGTCGCTTTGAGTACTAAAAAGATGGCCGTCGGGATCACAATGTCGGCGTTCTTGTTGTTCTTGGTCCAGTATGCTGCCGGTTCTGGTGCTTTGGTTTTCTTGAAGCCGTGTTCGAAAGCAAGAGCAGTGCTCAATTCTTTCGTGGTAATGATTaaagttttgtatttttcaaattctatCTCGAAGGAGGAGATTGATGAAGTTGATGATGAGATTCAGAGATGCAACGAAGACTCATCAGAGGGCCAATTGATTGGTACAAGCGATGTTTGTGATTCTTTTGAGTTTGTTGATGAGATTGCTTTGAAGTCTCCGGGGAGAGAAATTCAGGTTGCAGATTCGAATTGTGATGGGGAGCAGTGCGATGTTTTGATATGTAAAAAGGATAGAAGCAGAAGTGAGAAATTAAGAAggaaatttgttaaaaattttgttcCTAAGAAACTGCGTGATGCAAAGAAAGAGTGGAAGAACAGAGAAAGGGAGAAGgagagggaaaagaaaaaggaaaaggtgTCCGATTCCAACAGCGAGATCGGTCTTTCTGGCatgaaagatgaaaacttgCAGAAGATCAGTGATCAAGAACAAGACTTTGTAGTTGGTAATAGCCAGGTCGAAGTGGGTAAGGCTGTGGAGATTgttgaaagagaaagaaag AGGCGACACAACACCGAAACAGGCTTTGGGAAGAGGAATAGTTATCTGGGTGGGTTAAGTTTGTTTAATGGAGAAGTGGTTGTAAATGAGAAAGGCTCTGAGGGGTGTGGGGCTTTTACAGTAGGCTTTAATAATGCAATTCCATGTCGGTGTGGCATTGAAGAGGCCATTGGTGATGGCTTGGATGAGACCTGGATCTATAATTTTAGCATTATCAGTTGTAGCACTTTTTAG
- the LOC123205309 gene encoding tubulin beta chain — protein sequence MREILHIQGGQCGNQIGAKFWEVICDEHGIDSTGKYSGDSDLQLERINVYYNEASGGRYVPRAVLMDLEPGTMDSVRSGPFGQIFRPDNFVFGQSGAGNNWAKGHYTEGAELIDSVLDVVRKEAENCDCLQGFQVCHSLGGGTGSGMGTLLISKIREEYPDRMMLTFSVFPSPKVSDTVVEPYNATLSVHQLVENADECMVLDNEALYDICFRTLKLATPTFGDLNHLISATMSGVTCCLRFPGQLNSDLRKLAVNLIPFPRLHFFMVGFAPLTSRGSQQYRALTVPELTQQMWDAKNMMCAADPRHGRYLTASAMFRGKMSTKEVDEQMINVQNKNSSYFVEWIPNNVKSSVCDIPPKGLKMASTFIGNSTSIQEMFRRVSEQFTAMFRRKAFLHWYTGEGMDEMEFTEAESNMNDLVAEYQQYQDATADDEEYEEEEEEEVAA from the exons ATGAGAGAAATCCTCCACATCCAGGGTGGTCAATGTGGCAACCAAATCGGAGCCAAGTTCTGGGAAGTCATCTGTGACGAACATGGGATTGACTCCACCGGGAAATACAGTGGGGACTCCGATCTTCAGCTTGAACGGATTAACGTTTATTATAACGAGGCCAGTGGGGGCCGTTACGTTCCTCGAGCAGTTCTCATGGATCTGGAGCCGGGTACTATGGATTCCGTCAGATCCGGTCCCTTTGGTCAAATCTTTCGCCCGGATAACTTTGTTTTTGGACAGTCGGGCGCTGGGAACAACTGGGCTAAGGGTCATTACACCGAAGGCGCTGAGCTGATTGATTCCGTTCTTGATGTTGTCAGAAAAGAAGCTGAGAATTGTGATTGCTTGCAGG GATTTCAAGTATGCCATTCTTTGGGTGGAGGGACTGGTTCTGGCATGGGAACCCTTCTTATATCGAAAATCAGGGAGGAGTATCCTGATCGCATGATGCTTACATTTTCAGTCTTTCCTTCACCCAAGGTATCTGACACAGTTGTTGAGCCATACAATGCCACCCTCTCTGTGCATCAACTTGTTGAGAATGCCGATGAATGTATGGTGCTAGATAATGAAGCTCTTTATGATATTTGTTTCCGGACTCTCAAGCTCGCTACCCCAACTT TTGGTGATCTTAACCATCTCATCTCTGCTACTATGAGTGGTGTCACATGCTGTCTTCGGTTCCCAGGGCAGCTCAACTCTGACCTTAGGAAGCTTGCAGTTAATCTTATCCCATTTCCGCGTCTTCATTTCTTCATGGTTGGTTTTGCACCCTTGACATCTAGAGGATCACAGCAGTATCGTGCTCTCACCGTCCCTGAACTAACCCAACAAATGTGGGATGCCAAGAACATGATGTGTGCTGCTGATCCACGTCATGGTCGCTACCTTACTGCTTCAGCCATGTTCCGTGGTAAGATGAGCACCAAAGAGGTAGACGAACAAATGATTAATGTCCAGAACAAGAACTCTTCATACTTTGTTGAGTGGATCCCAAATAATGTCAAGTCCAGTGTCTGTGACATCCCTCCTAAGGGCCTCAAAATGGCATCTACATTCATCGGAAACTCAACTTCAATCCAGGAGATGTTTAGGCGGGTTAGCGAGCAGTTTACCGCTATGTTTAGGAGGAAGGCTTTCTTGCACTGGTACACTGGTGAGGGAATGGATGAGATGGAGTTCACTGAGGCTGAGAGCAACATGAACGATTTGGTGGCAGAATACCAGCAGTATCAGGATGCTACTGCCGACGACGAGGAATAcgaggaggaggaagaagaagaagttgcaGCTTGA